ACGTCCCAGTGGGTGCTCGGCACGTCCTCGATGCAGTCGGCGGCGGCCATCACATTGCCCCAGAACTCCCGCAGGTCACGGGACTTGGGGAAGAGCGCGGAGAGGCCGACGATGGCGACGGGTTCGTCCGCAAGACGGTGGCCGATCTCCGCGTCGGTCATGGGGCTGGTGGGCTTCGAGGTGTTCACGGCAGGGCTCTCTCGGTGTCGGAGGGCCGGGTCCCGGGCCTGGTTCGGGCAGCCGGGGCCCGTCATGTCGGGCCTGCGTCAGACCTTCGTTGCGTGGGCCGGGTGCGGCACCCCGGCGGGACGGACCAGGCCGGCGATCACGGCGGCGGCGTCCGGCCGGCTGAGCATCGTGTAGTGGTCGCCGGGGCTGCGGTGGAGTTCCAGGCCGTGCGGCGCGAGCGGTCCCCAGCCGAGGGTGGGGTCGCCGGGGACGAGGCTGCGGTCGGCCGTGACGAGCACCAGCGGCAGGCCGGTGGGCCGGGGGTGTAGGGCGCGGTCAGCCGGTTGTTGCGCAGCAGGCCGTCCACGTAGGTGTCGTAGAGCTTGCGCAGGCCCGGCGGCGAGGTGTCGGCGGGCAGGGCCCCGCTCGCGGCGGCGGCGGCGAGGACGAGGCGCAGGCCGTCCGTCACCCCGCGGCCGGCGAGGCGGCCGGCGTCGACCTCGACCGGCCGGCCCCGCTTGGCGCCGAGGTACATCGCGAACCAGCCGAGCAGCAGCGATGGTTCGAGGGCGTCGTCGGGCTGCTGGTACTCCGCCGTGGGCGCGATGCTGTCGAGCAGGACCAGCCGGTGCGGCCGGAGGCGGGGCGGCTGGAGCTCCGCCATCGCCTGGGCGACCACGCCGCCGAACGACCAGCCGGCCAGGGTGTACGGGCCGCCGTCGTGCAGCCTGGCGTGCTCGTCGGCGAGGCGCTCGGCCAGCGCCTCGACGGTGGTGGCGGCGCGGCCGCCGGTGAGGGCGGCCTCCCCGTACTCGGGCAGGCCCGAGAGGTCGAGGACGGTCAGGCCGACGCCGTCCGGCAGCGCGTCGGCCAGGGCGCGGTGGACGCCGGCCGCGAGCGCCCCGGGGTGGACCAGGTGGACGGTGCCCCGGCCGGCGGCGGGCCGGGCCAGGTGGTGGACGAGCGCCGGGCCGACGTCACGCCGAGGCCGCATGCGGATCCCCTGCCCGGGTGGCGGACTCCTCGGCGATGTACTCGGCGAGGTCCTTGATGCTGGGGTGGTACCAGAGGGTGGTCGTCCCGAGCTCGAAGCCGAGCCAGTTCTCCATCTCGCCGGCGAGGATGAGGGCTTCGGTCGAGTCGAGGTCGAGCTCGTCGAAGTACTGGTCCGGCGGCACGTCCTCGGCCGGCACTCCGAGCCGGTGGGCGATCTTCTCGATCAGCCACTGCTGGGCCTCAGCTGCGGTCACGACAGGCACAGTCGGTCCTTCCCACGGTGCATTGACATTCGTCCTGGCAGAACATTTTTCCGGGCAGCCGTCGGCAAAGCAGCGGCAAAGCCGCGCCGACGGGGCGAGGGCGCCGAATGGCGCCGCGCCGCAGTGCGGCAGGGCGGCCGATCCGGCCGGGTGTGCGAGGGAGCGGGATGCCGACGACCGGCAGCAGATGGCTCTGACCTGCTGGAACACCGGCAGGCGATGTCTCGGTCGCGACGGAGGGATAATGACGACGGCGGGATCGGTGGCGGACGACCCGCACCTCCCGAATCAGGACCGTACGCGAGTGCTAATCAGCCGTGCAACCAACTCCGCACAAATAAACGCGCCCGCAATGCCGGAGAAATGTACCGACCGGACGGAATATCCGGGAAACCGGGGAACGCACCGGTAATGCGCGAATACCGGCGGCTGCTGATTCGAATACGTACGCGCCTTACCGCCGTTGGCCTGCGCGCCGCTCAGGGCCGCCGGGGCGCCGGCCGCCGTATGGTTCAGCCTTCAACTGCGTCTTGCCGCACGGTCCGGCGTTTGGCTATGGTCACGTCAGAGCACCCGGGGGCCGCCCCCGGACGCGCTCTCCCCACTCCTGCGCGACCACGGAACGAAGGCCGGCGTGTCCACGCACCAGCGCAGCACCACCCGCCCCCGCAGACCCTCCGTCACCTGCGGCAGGCACACGAAAGGGCGGGCCCGCCATCCGGCGGACCCGCCCTTCGAAGCTCGTCGCTCAGGCCAGCTGCACCACGGCGCGCGACATGCCGAGCACCTTCTGGCCGCCGTTGGTGGCCAGAAGGTCGACCCGCACCCGGCGGCCGTCCAGCAGGGCGGCCACCTTCGCCGACACCTCGACCACCGCGCCGACACCGTCGTTCGGCACCGGGACGGGCCGGGTGAAGCGCACGCCGTACTCGACCACCGCGGCCGGGTCGCCGACCCAGTCGGTGACGACCCGGATGGCCTCGGCCATGGTGAACATGCCGTGCGCGATGACGTCCGGCAGGCCCACCTCCAGGGCGAACTTCTCGTTCCAGTGGATCGGGTTGAAGTCGCCGGAGGCGCCCGCGTACTGCACCAGCGTGGCGCGCGTCACGGGGAAGGACTGCGCCGGCAGCTCGGTGCCGACCTCGACCTCGTCGAAGCTGATCGCCATCGGTGTCACTCCCCGCCTCGTCGGCCGCCCGCGCGACCAGCGTCATGACCGACGTCACCACGTGCTCGCCGCTCTCGTCCTCGACCTCGCCCCGTACGGACAGCACGTCGTTGCCGGCCAGCGACTTGATGGAGTCGATGGTCACCGTGACGGTCAGCCGGTCGCCGGCCCCGACCGGGCGGCTGTAGGCGAACTTCTGGTCTCCGTGCACCACCCGGCTGTAGTCCAGGCCCAGCTCCGGGTCGGTGACGACCTGTGCGGCGGCCGCGTACGTCAGCACGAACGGGAAGGTCGGCGGCGCGATCACGTCCGGGTGCCCGAGCGCCTTGGCGGCCTCCGGGTCGGTGTACGCCGGATTGATGTCACCGACGGCGGCCGCGAACTCGCGGATCTTCTCCCGGCCGACCTCGTAGGGCGCAGTGGGCGGGTACGTCCGCCCGATGAAGGAGGGGTCGAGCGGCATGGGCAACTCCTCTGATCAACCGTCAGGATGCAGAAATGACTCCAGGCCGCGCCCCGGAGGGGGAGCGGCCTGGAGTCGAGGCAAAGTCAGCGGGTCTCGCGGTGCGCCGTGTGAGAGTTGCAACGCGGGCAGTGCTTCTTCATCTCAAGACGGTCCGGGTCGTTACGCCGGTTCTTCTTGGTGATGTAGTTCCGCTCCTTGCACTCCACGCAGGCCAGCGTGATCTTCGGGCGGACGTCAGTGGCAGCCACGGGAGTGCCTTCCTGGGACAACGAATAAGAACACAGACAAGTGTAGCCGATCGGGAGTTCGAGACCCCCGATCGACTACGCGGGGTAGCGGTGACCGGACTTGAACCGGTGACACAGCGATTATGAGCCGCTTGCTCTACCAACTGAGCTACACCGCTTTGATGATCGACATCCGCCGGGGCGGAGGACTTTCACCAGAGCCCCCATGCGGAATCGAACCGCAGACCTTCTCCTTACCATGGAGACGCTCTACCGACTGAGCTATAGGGGCGAACGAGGAAGAGATTACACGGTTCCCGGCCAGAGGTGAAATCCGTATCCGGCGGGCAAGTCCCCAGGTCGGCGGGGCGCACGGATGCTTCCTGGACGTACGGCCGTTCGACGCGGCGCGCATCCCGGGCGGCCCGGCCGACACGGCTTCAGCCCGCCTCCGGGCCCACCGCCCGCCCGCACCCTAGGCTCGACCAGCGGCGATCCTGCGGCCGACCGGCTCACCACCGGGCGGGCTGCCGGACGCCGGGCCGGGGACCGCAGGCAGGGGTCCACCAGACAGGGAGGAGCGTGCCGATGACCGCGGACGACCCATCCGCCGGCGGGCCGCACTCCGGCCCCCGTCCGGCAATCCCCTGGAGCACGGCCCCGTCCTGCTGCTGGCCGGCGCCCGGCTCACCGACGGGCGGGTGGTCGACGTCAGGATCAGCGGCGACCGCATCCAGGCCGTGGGGAGCACCGGGAGCCTGGGGCCGATCCAGGCACTGCCCGGGGCTCCGACCGTCACCCACGGCGCGCGGATCGACCTGAGCGGCTACCTGCTGCTGCCGGCCCCGGCCGAGGCGCACGGCCACTACGACTGCGCGCTGACCTCCGCACTGCCCGCACCGCCGCCGGAGAGCGGTGCGGACCTCGTCCGGAGGGTGACCGAGGCCACCCTCACCTCGCTCGGCTACGGCGCCACCGCCCAGCGCACCCACGTCAGGATCGGCGACGCGCACGGTCTCACCCGTCTGGAGGCGGTGCTGGCGGCGCGCCAGGCGGTGCGCGGGCTCGCCGAACTCCAGGCGGTCGCGATGCCGCGGCTGCTCACCGGGCTGGCCGGCGCGGACGGCCGGGCCCAGCTGAGAGAGGCACTGAAGCTCGGCGCCACCGCCGCCGGCGGCTGCCCCGAGCTGGACCCGGATCCGGTGGGGTACGCCCAGGTGCTGCTGGAGGCGGCACGCGAGGCCGACTGCCCGGTCGACCTGCACTGCTCAGCCGTCGACCCGGCCCAACTGGCCCGGCTGGCCGGGGTGCTGGCCCCACTGCGGCCCCGGGTGGCTCTCGGGCCGTGCAGTGCGCTGCCGCCGGGAGGCTCCGCCGCGCTGGCCGCCGCCGGCGTCCGGGTGGTCTGCCTGCCGCAGAACGGCGGCTGTTCCGGCCTGGAGGGCCCCGCCGTGGGCCTGCCGCCCGCCACCGTCCGGGAACTCGTCCGGGCCCAGGTGCCGCTGACGGCCGGCAGCGGGGCGCTGCGCGACCCCTCCTCCCCGCCGGCCGGGCCGACCCGCTGGAGGCCGCCTTCCTGCTGGCGGCCGGCGGCGCACTGAGCCCGGAGGCCGCCTATGACGCGGTCTCCAACCAGGCGCGGACCCTGCTCGGCCTGCCGCCCGTCCGGGTGGACGCGGGATTCCCCGCCGAGCTGCTGGCCGTCCGCGGCGACAGCCTGACCGGCGCGCTCGCGGGCGGGCACAGCCGGCTGGTGGTCCACAGCGGCCGGGTGGTCAGCCGGACGAGTGCGGTCCGCGAGTTCGCGGACACCGTCGCCCTGGCCCTCCCCCGCCAGAGCGGGCCGACCTGACCCGGGCTCCCTGGCGACGGGCCACCGCCCACCCCGGGTCGGCCCCGCTCAGAGGACATGCCTGCCGGTGAGGCGGCAGGCCGTGGCGAAGCCGGCCACCGCCGGGATCCAGACGGCGCCCATCATCATGGAGAGGCCCCAGAGGCGGTGCAGCGCCTCCGGGACGCCGGACCTGGGATAGAGCGCGAGGCCGGAGCGGGCGTGGCGGGTGATCGCCACCGGGTCGGACCGGTCGACGCCATCGGCCTGGAGGGCCCCACGAAGCGCGGCCCTGGTCACGGGGAGGTTCTCGACGGACAACCCGATCCCGTGGCGATCACGGAGACGGAACTCGTCGACGTACCCCCGCCGCGCGAGATCGTACTGAAGCGGCGCACTCGGCGGAGCTGATCGAGTTCGACGGTGCGGCGGCCGGTCAGGGTCAGCGCGGAGATGAGCAGGCGCCCGTCGGCGTTCGTGACCTCCGGGCGTCCGGCCCAGCCCTGGTGGATCCCGAGCAGCAGGCACCCGAAGAGGCCGCCGGTGAACGTGGCGATGCCGGTGTGGTTGCCCCGCAGGACAGAGGTGCGCATCAGAACGATGTCCAGGAGAACGATCAGGACCCACGCGGCTGCGAGGGACCACACGACGCGACGCATCCGGCGGCGGGCCACCGACACGGGCACGGGTGGCCGCCCGGCCGCCGCGCCCGGCTGCTGCCGCGTCAGCGAGAGGCCCTCCAGCCCGGCGGCCCGCTGCCACTCGCGATCCCAAGCGTTCACAACGACACAGCATAGGAAGCGACTTCACCGTGCTGTAGCCCTGGGACGCGGAGACTCGACCGACGGATCGACCCCGGCCTCGCCCCTTCGCAGCATCGTCGATCGACGGGGCAACCCGATCGAGGGCCCAGGAGTCCGGGCCTCCCGTGGATGTAGCGTCCCGGCCCACCCGGGCAGGATCGCCGCAGGAAGCAAGAAAGAGAGGCCCTGGCCAGCGTCTCCGCTGATCAGGGCCCCTCTTCGTATCCTGTGGCTGGTGCAGGGTTCGAACCTGCGTAGCTTGCGCGGCAGATTTACAGACCGCCCAACGATTAGCCCGAACATGTCTTGTGACCTGCGTTGTCAGGACTCTGCCGGTTCCGGATCGCGGCCTTGGTCCGTGACTGGTCCGGATCTTGCCGGGAGCGGGATCCCCCTGCTCGGCTGCGGCATCCTTCTTGCTCGGCCTCGGGGATCGAGGGGTACCACTGACTGCAGTCGGCGATGGTGCCACCTGGCACCGACTGACGACGAGCAACCCTGCGCCCGGACTGTGTTGTCCCGTTCGTCCCCGAGCGTGTCGCCCCGCTGCGAGAATGTCCGAGGGCTCCGCTATGAACGAGACCACCCGATGGAAAGAAGCGCGTACCTGTGGCGATCACTCAGCAAGAACTCGAGTCCCGACTCAAAGCCGCAGCGAACGCGCTGCGCGGTCCGGTGGATCCGACCGACTTCAAGACCTACGTCTTCCCGATGCTCTTCTGGAAGTGGATCTCGGACACGTGGGTCTACGAGCACGACGCGGCGATCGATGAGCTCGGCGATGACCTGGATGACGAGGTCGAGGCGGACTACCACCGGTTCGAGATGCCCGAGGGCACCCTGTGGTCCGAGGTCACTGGGAAGGTTAAGAACCTTGGCGCGGAGATCGCGAGGGCGTTCCAGCGCATCGAGAAGGCCAACCCGCGCTCCCTCGCTGGCGTGTTCGGCGACGCCTCGTGGGGCAACCAAGAACGCCTGCCGGAGTCGGCACTGCTAGCTCTGATTAAGGCGTTCAACGAGCTGTCTCTGGACCCGACGACTGTCTCCCACGACCTGCTCGGGGCAGGGTACGAGTACCTGTTGAAGGATTTTGCGGACGAGTCCGGGAAGAAGGCAGGGGAGTTCTTTACCCCGCGATCCGTCGTCAACCTGCTCGTCGGCGTCCTGCAGCCCGAACCCGGCGAGGCCGTCTACGACCCAACGTGCGGCTCAGGCGGCATGCTGGTCGCGACGATCAACCAGCTCCGCGAGGCGGGCAAGGACCACCGGTCGCTCCGGTTGTACGGCCAGGAGATCAACCTGACAACCTCCTCGATCGCACGGATGAACCTCTTTCTGCACGAGATCGAGGACTTCGACATCAAGCGTGGCGATACTCTGCGCACGCCCGCGTTCAAGGACAACAGCGGCGCTGTCCGGACCTTCGACGTGGTCATCGCGAATCCGCCGTTCTCTCTGACGAACTGGGGCGCGGACCGCTGGCCGGCCGACCCGCGGGCCCTCTGCGGTGTGCCACCGGCGAAGAATGGCGACTACGCCTTCATCCAACACATGATCTCGTCGATGAACTCCGGCAGCGGCCGAGTCGGCGTCGTCATGCCGCACGGCGTCCTCTTTAGAGGTGGCGCTGAGGCCCGGATCCGGCGGTGCCTGATTGAGAAGGACCAGCTCGAGGCCGTCATTGGGCTGCCGCCGAACCTGTTCTACTCGACGACGATCCCGGCCTGCCTGCTGATCTTCCGCGATAAGAAGCCAGCCGACCGCAAGGATCACATCCTGTTCGTCGACGGGTCCGCCCGGTTCGTGAAGGACAGGAATCAGAACCGGATGTCGGGGCGAGACGTCAACGCGCTCATCGATGCATACCGGACTGGTGAGGACCCTGACGGGGAAGGCGGCGCGGTCCGCTTGGTGCCGTTCGACGAGATCAAAGAGAACGGCTTCGACCTCAATATCAGCCGCTACATCAGGGTCGCTGCAGAAGAGACCGCCGATCTGGGCACTGCGCTCGTGGCGTACGCCGACGCCCGCCAGCACCGCATCGACACCGAGGGTGTCATGTTTGAGCGGCTAGGTGCAGCCGGGATCGACCTGAGCATGTTCGAGGTGCCCAATGGGTGAGTGGGCGGTGACGACACTGGGCAGCGTCCTGTCGTTGGATGTGACTGCGGTCAAGGTAGACCCGATGCAGGTCTACGACATTGTCGGTGTACTGAATCGGGGCCGCGGCCTTCTGTACCGGGATCCACTGCCGGGCTCAGAGACGTCATACCAGACCCTTAATCTGATCGGGCCGAATCAGATCGTGTACAGCCGCCTGAAGGCCTTCGAGGGTGCCATCACCGTTGCACCCAGCAACCTTGCCCAGGTTTATGCATCTCAGGAGTTCCCAACCTTTACCTGTGGACCGCGGCTATTGCCGAACTACTTCAGGCTCCTCACCACGACGAAGGGCCTTTGGGACGACTTGCAGAACCTGTCGACAGGGATGGGCGGTCGGCGCGAAAGAGTCAAGCCTGCCGACTTCCTGACGATTCGGATACCCCTCCCATCAGTATCCGAGCAGAACCGCATCGTGGACCTCATGAGAGGAGTCGATGGCCTGGTGTCGGCCATAACGGAGGAGGTCGAACGTGCGCGAGTGGCGCTGTCTTGCGCCGCTATCGAACTCGCCTCACTCCCCGCCGACGGAGGCAAGGTTCCGATTGACTCTCTTCTCCTCCGCAACATCGGTGGGGTCTGGGGCTCCGAGGCAGGGGTTGACGAGATGGACGTTGACGTCTACCGGTCGACCGAGTTCACCAACTGGTGTCGCCTGAGCGGCGAAGCAGAAGCACGCCGGTCGGTGTCGGCTAGTCAGTTCCGGAGCAGGGAACTGAAGGCGCAGGACATCCTCATTGAAAAATCAGGAGGCACCCCGACCCGGTCGGTGGGGCGTGTGGTACAGATCTCCACCGGAGATCTGTATCGCCCCACTATCGGAGCCAACTTCCTCCAGTTGCTACGTGCCGATCCATCGAAGGTTTCCCCTCGGTATCTCTTCTGGACCCTCTGGGCAGGCCATCGCCGAGGCGACGGTTTCGACTTCCAGACGGCGAGTACCAACATTCGGAATCTCCAGACCAAGGCATATCTGGCTCGTGGAGTTGACCTTCCCTGCCGCGAGACACAGGAGGAGATCGCAAGAACTTTGGACGGCATACTCGACTGCGTACACAGCGTTGAGAATGAAGCTGCCAACCTCCGCGCCTTTCGCTCTACACTCCTGACCTCTCTTCTGAACCAGGAGACCGAGATCCCAGAGTCGTACGATGATCTCCTGGAAAGGGTGCCCTGACATGACATGGACAGAGTCGTCCACTATCCAGCGCTCCCTGCTGGAGTGGGCCGAGGAAGCCGGGTGGGAGCACATCCCGGGCGACGAGCTGCCGCGCGACAATAACGATGTCGTCGTCGAGACCTGGGCGAGAGAGGCGCTGCTCGCGCTGAATCCGGAGCTAATCGACGACCCAGAATCAACCGAACTGATTCTGCACGAGATCAACCAGGCCATCTTGGACGCCCACAATGGCCTGGTGGCTGCCAACGAGCTGCTGACTGTGATGCTGCGGGGCGACCATTCGTTTACGACCATCCAGGGCAAGCACGTGCCGCGCCGCCTCGTCGACTTCGACTACCTGGACAACAACCGGTTCACCGTCGCCGATGAGGTTACGATCACCGGCGCCATGAAGCCCCGCAGATTCGACGTCGTCTACTATGTTAATGGATTCCCGCTCGTCGTCGCCGAGACGAAAACACCGGTGAAGCACCAGGTATCGTGGGTGAACGCCGCGAAGGACATCTACGGAACGTACGAAGAGGAGTACCCCAACTTCTTTGCTACCAGCGTCTTCAACGTCGCGACCGAGGGCCTCGAGTTCCGGATGGCCCCGATCCGTGCCTACCCGGATCCCGATTCAGACATCTGGGCACCTTGGGGGTCCACCGAGGACGACCCGAAGAAGCTGACCGGCCCTGCGCGCGTTCAGCGCGCTGCACGGCTGTTGCTGAGGCCGGAGACGATCCTGACGATCCTGAAGGACCTGGTGATGTATCGGCACGCTCGGGACGCCTCCGAGGCTGATGTGAAGTTCCTGCCTCGTTACCCGCAGTTCGAGGCGGCGCTGGCGATCCATGCGAAGGTGCTGGCGGACGGTCCCGGTGGCCTGATCTGGCACCACCAAGGGTCAGGCAAGACCGAACTGATGGCCTTCGCCGCCGCCCGGTTGCTGCGCGACGACGCGGTGATCGACATGTACGGCGGCGCACCGACCGTGATCGTGATCGCCGACCGAAAAGACTTGGTGAGACAGACTGCAGAGATGTTCGAGACTGCCGGCATGCCTCGCATGTCGGTGCCTGGCAACAGGCGCGAGCTGCACAAGCTGCTGCGCCGAGACGACCCCGGCGTGATCATCACGACGGTGCACAAGTTCGCCGAAGCTGGCCATGTTAATGACCGGGCGAACATCGTTGTCCTGGTGGACGAGGCCCACCGATCCCAGGAGGGCAAGTTCGGGAAGGCCTGGCGCGCAGCGGTCCCGAACGCGAAGTTCTTCGGTGCGACCGGCACGGCGATCGAGGACAAGGACCGATCCACTTTCCAGCTGTTCGGAGATCCTGACGATCCCGACTTTGTGATGTCCCGGTACACGCCCGAGCAGTCGATCGCGGATGGATTCACTAAGCCGGTGATCGTGGAAGGACGTTCCGTCGGATTCGACCTAGACAAGGGTGACCTTGATGAGGCCTTCGACCAGTTCGCCGCCAATGAGGACCTCGACGAGGACGAGAAAGTCTTCCTATCCGGTAAGGCCTCGCACATCGAGACCGTCCTTTCCAACCCCAAGCGGGTCGCCGCCGTGTGCGCGGACATCGTTGAGCACTACCTGACCTATGTCGCACCGCTGGGACAGAAGGCCCAGGTGGTAGCGTTCAACCAAAAACTCGTGGTCGCCTATGCGCACGCGATCCAGGCCGAGCTGGAACGCCGGGGCGCGGTGATGCCGGACGGCCGGGCACGCGAAGTGGGCGTCGTGATGCATGTCGCCGACGCCAAGGACACCCCGAAGGAGCTAAAGAAGTACCTGCTCACCCCGGAACAGGAGGAAGCACTCAAGCGGCGGTTCAAGAAGGTCGACGACCCCATATCGTTCGTCGTAGTGACAGCGAAGTGGATGACTGGCTTCAACGCGCCCATCGAGGGTGTTCTGTACCTCGACAAGCCAGCCAAGGGCGCGAACCTGTTCCAGACAATCACCCGGCCAAACCGGCCGTGGAAGAACCCCATCACAGGGCAGCGCAAGGACTACGGACGCGTCGTCGACTACATCGGCCTCGCGAAGGCCATCGGAGAGGCGATAGTCGGCCCAAAGGCCAAGACGGAGGAAGGTGCGGAGCTCAACGTCACAGATTCCGCCCAGCTGGCCGGAAAGTTCGTCTCCGATCTGACGCGCCTTGTGGCGTTGTTCGACGCCATCAACACAGCCGACTCGTCGTTCGAGGGGCTCGCCGAAGCACACGAGCGAATCGTCGAGGGCAGCCCGCAGCGGACCCAGTTCATCGAGACATACGTGGCTCTTCAAACGGTGTGGGAGTTCCTGGACCCCCACCCGATGCTCGCACCGTTCCGGCAGCAGTACCACTGGTTGGCGAAGGTGTACGAGTCGATCCGGCCCAAGGACGTGTCGAAGGCGTTCCTGTGGGACCGTCTCGGCGCGAAGACGATCGAGCTGATCCATGGGCACATGACCGACGTTCGCGTGCGGTCGATGCCGTCGAAGACCGTCACCCTCGACGCCGCCGGCCTGGAACTGGTCAAAAGGATCGCCGAGCAACTGAAGCTCCCAGACACCGAGTCACCGGAGAACGAGCCCGGCGACGTTTATCA
The Kitasatospora paranensis genome window above contains:
- a CDS encoding thioesterase domain-containing protein, which produces MRPRRDVGPALVHHLARPAAGRGTVHLVHPGALAAGVHRALADALPDGVGLTVLDLSGLPEYGEAALTGGRAATTVEALAERLADEHARLHDGGPYTLAGWSFGGVVAQAMAELQPPRLRPHRLVLLDSIAPTAEYQQPDDALEPSLLLGWFAMYLGAKRGRPVEVDAGRLAGRGVTDGLRLVLAAAAASGALPADTSPPGLRKLYDTYVDGLLRNNRLTAPYTPGPPACRWCSSRPTAASSPATPPSAGDRSRRTAWNSTAAPATTTRCSAGRTPPP
- a CDS encoding acyl carrier protein produces the protein MTAAEAQQWLIEKIAHRLGVPAEDVPPDQYFDELDLDSTEALILAGEMENWLGFELGTTTLWYHPSIKDLAEYIAEESATRAGDPHAASA
- a CDS encoding MaoC family dehydratase, which encodes MAISFDEVEVGTELPAQSFPVTRATLVQYAGASGDFNPIHWNEKFALEVGLPDVIAHGMFTMAEAIRVVTDWVGDPAAVVEYGVRFTRPVPVPNDGVGAVVEVSAKVAALLDGRRVRVDLLATNGGQKVLGMSRAVVQLA
- the rpmG gene encoding 50S ribosomal protein L33; the protein is MAATDVRPKITLACVECKERNYITKKNRRNDPDRLEMKKHCPRCNSHTAHRETR
- a CDS encoding class I SAM-dependent DNA methyltransferase; amino-acid sequence: MAITQQELESRLKAAANALRGPVDPTDFKTYVFPMLFWKWISDTWVYEHDAAIDELGDDLDDEVEADYHRFEMPEGTLWSEVTGKVKNLGAEIARAFQRIEKANPRSLAGVFGDASWGNQERLPESALLALIKAFNELSLDPTTVSHDLLGAGYEYLLKDFADESGKKAGEFFTPRSVVNLLVGVLQPEPGEAVYDPTCGSGGMLVATINQLREAGKDHRSLRLYGQEINLTTSSIARMNLFLHEIEDFDIKRGDTLRTPAFKDNSGAVRTFDVVIANPPFSLTNWGADRWPADPRALCGVPPAKNGDYAFIQHMISSMNSGSGRVGVVMPHGVLFRGGAEARIRRCLIEKDQLEAVIGLPPNLFYSTTIPACLLIFRDKKPADRKDHILFVDGSARFVKDRNQNRMSGRDVNALIDAYRTGEDPDGEGGAVRLVPFDEIKENGFDLNISRYIRVAAEETADLGTALVAYADARQHRIDTEGVMFERLGAAGIDLSMFEVPNG
- a CDS encoding HsdR family type I site-specific deoxyribonuclease — encoded protein: MTWTESSTIQRSLLEWAEEAGWEHIPGDELPRDNNDVVVETWAREALLALNPELIDDPESTELILHEINQAILDAHNGLVAANELLTVMLRGDHSFTTIQGKHVPRRLVDFDYLDNNRFTVADEVTITGAMKPRRFDVVYYVNGFPLVVAETKTPVKHQVSWVNAAKDIYGTYEEEYPNFFATSVFNVATEGLEFRMAPIRAYPDPDSDIWAPWGSTEDDPKKLTGPARVQRAARLLLRPETILTILKDLVMYRHARDASEADVKFLPRYPQFEAALAIHAKVLADGPGGLIWHHQGSGKTELMAFAAARLLRDDAVIDMYGGAPTVIVIADRKDLVRQTAEMFETAGMPRMSVPGNRRELHKLLRRDDPGVIITTVHKFAEAGHVNDRANIVVLVDEAHRSQEGKFGKAWRAAVPNAKFFGATGTAIEDKDRSTFQLFGDPDDPDFVMSRYTPEQSIADGFTKPVIVEGRSVGFDLDKGDLDEAFDQFAANEDLDEDEKVFLSGKASHIETVLSNPKRVAAVCADIVEHYLTYVAPLGQKAQVVAFNQKLVVAYAHAIQAELERRGAVMPDGRAREVGVVMHVADAKDTPKELKKYLLTPEQEEALKRRFKKVDDPISFVVVTAKWMTGFNAPIEGVLYLDKPAKGANLFQTITRPNRPWKNPITGQRKDYGRVVDYIGLAKAIGEAIVGPKAKTEEGAELNVTDSAQLAGKFVSDLTRLVALFDAINTADSSFEGLAEAHERIVEGSPQRTQFIETYVALQTVWEFLDPHPMLAPFRQQYHWLAKVYESIRPKDVSKAFLWDRLGAKTIELIHGHMTDVRVRSMPSKTVTLDAAGLELVKRIAEQLKLPDTESPENEPGDVYQEVLDSIETRLKRRLVESESPVYQSLAERIERLRTKAIENVEDSLAFLEQALRIAQDVVAADRAAEAGDEEMLERLADPKRGALTQIVEQNTPPGLHKIVPDIVDRIDSIVAEVAYTGWIESDAGDKRVRRELRAALKEYGLPIKGDLFDKTYDYVRENY